One region of Laspinema palackyanum D2c genomic DNA includes:
- a CDS encoding type II toxin-antitoxin system VapC family toxin — MIIVDTGFWVALLNDKDQYYQSAQETVAKYAYEPLITTWSVLTETSHLLLHRSANTYQGVQKQLRLISLFQKYPQRFQLFNLQETHLNRINFLIEKYQNLPMDLADASLVILAEELGEGRILSVDDRDFNAYRWKNAKPFQNLFDRL, encoded by the coding sequence ATGATAATTGTTGACACTGGGTTTTGGGTTGCTTTATTGAATGATAAAGACCAATATTACCAAAGCGCACAAGAGACTGTAGCTAAATATGCTTATGAACCTTTAATCACCACTTGGTCTGTTCTCACAGAAACTTCTCATTTACTTTTGCATCGTTCTGCAAATACCTATCAAGGGGTTCAAAAACAGCTTAGGTTAATCAGCCTTTTTCAAAAATATCCCCAAAGGTTTCAGTTATTCAATTTGCAAGAGACTCATTTAAATCGAATTAATTTTTTGATAGAGAAATATCAAAATTTGCCAATGGATTTAGCCGATGCTTCCCTTGTAATTTTGGCAGAGGAATTGGGAGAGGGTCGAATTCTTTCGGTTGATGATCGAGATTTTAATGCCTATCGATGGAAGAATG